A single genomic interval of Bradyrhizobium japonicum USDA 6 harbors:
- the araD gene encoding L-arabinonate dehydratase translates to MTKKKITPDQLRSARWFAPDDLRSFGHRSRTMQMGYAPEEWKDRPIIAILNTWSDAQPCHMHFKSRVDDVKRGILMAGGLPIELPALSLSESLLKPTTMLYRNLLAMDAEELLRSHPVDGVVLMGGCDKTTPALLLGATSMNIPAIYLPAGPMLRGNWKGKTLGSGSDGWKYWDERRAGKISDKDWLDIEAGIARSYGTCMTMGTASTMTAIAEAIGMTLPGASSIPAADANHIRMASECGRRIVEMVWEDLTPKTIQTRKAFENAIAVAMAMGCSTNAIIHLIAQARRAGQDIGLDDFEKASRKVPVIANVRPSGDAYLMEDFFYAGGLPALMGQIKPHLHLDCITVTGQTVGENIEGAEVHNADVIRGVDNPIYKEGALAVLKGNLAPDGCVIKPSACAPRFLKHTGPALVFDDYPSMKKAVDDPNLDVTEDHILILRNAGPQGGPGMPEWGMLPIPTKLVKQGVRDMVRISDARMSGTSYGACILHVSPESYIGGPLALVRNGDRITLDVAARTINLDVSEAELEKRRAAWKQPERRFERGYGWMFTKHIKQANDGCDFDFLETDFGAPIGEPSIY, encoded by the coding sequence ATGACCAAGAAGAAAATCACGCCCGACCAGCTCCGCAGCGCGCGCTGGTTCGCGCCCGACGACCTGCGCTCGTTCGGCCACCGTTCCCGCACTATGCAGATGGGCTACGCCCCGGAGGAGTGGAAGGACCGCCCGATCATCGCGATCCTCAACACCTGGTCGGACGCGCAGCCCTGCCACATGCACTTCAAGTCGCGCGTCGACGACGTCAAGCGCGGCATCCTGATGGCCGGCGGCCTGCCGATCGAGCTGCCGGCGCTGTCGCTGTCGGAATCGCTCTTGAAGCCGACCACGATGCTCTACCGGAATCTGCTGGCGATGGACGCCGAGGAGCTGCTGCGCAGCCATCCCGTCGACGGCGTGGTGCTGATGGGCGGCTGCGACAAGACCACCCCGGCGCTGCTCCTGGGCGCGACCTCGATGAACATCCCGGCGATCTATCTGCCGGCGGGGCCGATGCTGCGCGGCAACTGGAAGGGCAAGACGCTCGGCTCCGGCTCGGACGGCTGGAAATATTGGGACGAGCGGCGCGCCGGCAAGATTTCCGACAAGGACTGGCTCGATATCGAAGCCGGCATTGCGCGCAGCTACGGCACTTGCATGACCATGGGCACGGCCTCGACCATGACCGCGATCGCGGAAGCCATCGGCATGACGCTGCCCGGCGCCTCCTCGATTCCGGCCGCCGACGCCAACCACATCCGGATGGCCTCTGAATGCGGCCGGCGCATCGTCGAGATGGTGTGGGAGGATTTGACGCCGAAGACGATCCAGACCCGCAAGGCGTTCGAGAACGCAATTGCCGTCGCCATGGCGATGGGCTGCTCGACCAACGCGATCATCCATCTGATCGCGCAGGCTCGCCGCGCCGGCCAGGACATCGGCCTCGACGATTTCGAGAAGGCGAGCCGCAAGGTGCCCGTGATCGCCAACGTCCGACCGAGCGGCGATGCCTATCTGATGGAGGACTTCTTCTATGCCGGCGGCCTGCCGGCGCTGATGGGGCAGATCAAGCCGCATCTGCATCTCGACTGCATCACCGTCACGGGCCAGACGGTTGGCGAGAACATCGAAGGCGCCGAAGTGCACAATGCCGATGTCATCCGCGGCGTCGACAATCCCATCTACAAGGAGGGCGCGCTTGCCGTGCTCAAGGGCAATCTCGCGCCCGACGGCTGTGTCATAAAACCCTCCGCCTGTGCGCCGCGCTTCCTCAAGCATACGGGACCCGCGCTGGTGTTCGACGACTATCCATCGATGAAGAAGGCGGTCGACGATCCCAACCTGGACGTTACCGAGGATCACATCCTCATCCTGCGCAATGCGGGGCCGCAGGGCGGGCCCGGCATGCCGGAATGGGGCATGCTGCCGATCCCGACCAAGCTCGTGAAGCAGGGTGTGCGCGACATGGTGCGAATCTCGGACGCGCGCATGAGCGGCACCAGCTACGGCGCCTGCATTCTGCACGTCTCGCCGGAGTCCTACATCGGCGGCCCGCTGGCGCTGGTGCGGAACGGCGATCGCATCACGCTCGACGTCGCCGCGCGCACCATCAATCTCGATGTGAGCGAAGCCGAGCTCGAAAAACGCCGCGCCGCCTGGAAGCAGCCCGAGCGCCGCTTCGAGCGCGGCTATGGCTGGATGTTCACCAAGCACATCAAGCAGGCCAATGACGGCTGCGACTTCGACTTCCTGGAGACCGATTTCGGCGCGCCGATCGGCGAGCCGTCCATCTATTAG
- a CDS encoding SMP-30/gluconolactonase/LRE family protein: MNFTRRSLMAGAGAAAASALLARAAGAQSFPFTPNQRYPDPAVQILDPSFGKYRLYSSTVEQVATGMRWAEGPAYFPEGGYLLFSDIPNNRIMKFDEKSGQTSVFRANANYANGNARDRQGRLVTCEHSVTRRITRTEKDGKITVLADKFEGKRLNAPNDIVVKSDDSIWFTDPLFGINGEWEGKKEKAEQATTNVYRIAKDGKISAVLTDLVNPNGLAFSPDEKKLYIVEWKGTPNRSIWSYNVGDDGALSGKTKLIDAADQASLDGFRVDRDGNLWCGWGSNGALQAEPTDIGGRRVFQLRGKSEDLDGVMVFNPEGKPLAFIKLPERCANLCFGGPKNNRLYMASSHSVYALYVEAHGAV; the protein is encoded by the coding sequence ATGAATTTCACGCGACGTAGTCTCATGGCCGGCGCCGGTGCGGCGGCGGCTTCCGCACTTCTGGCCCGCGCCGCCGGTGCCCAGTCGTTTCCGTTCACGCCCAACCAGCGCTACCCCGATCCCGCCGTCCAGATCCTCGATCCGAGCTTCGGAAAATACCGGCTTTACTCCTCGACGGTGGAGCAGGTCGCGACCGGCATGCGCTGGGCCGAAGGCCCCGCCTATTTCCCCGAAGGCGGTTATCTCCTGTTCTCGGACATTCCCAACAACCGGATCATGAAGTTCGACGAGAAGAGCGGCCAGACCAGCGTGTTCCGCGCCAACGCCAATTACGCCAACGGCAATGCGCGCGATCGCCAGGGCCGCCTCGTCACCTGCGAGCATTCCGTCACCCGCCGCATCACCCGCACCGAGAAGGACGGCAAGATCACGGTTCTTGCCGACAAGTTCGAGGGCAAGCGGCTGAACGCGCCGAACGACATCGTGGTGAAGTCCGACGACAGCATCTGGTTCACCGATCCCTTGTTCGGCATCAACGGCGAGTGGGAAGGCAAGAAGGAGAAGGCCGAGCAGGCCACCACCAACGTCTACCGCATCGCCAAGGACGGCAAGATCAGCGCCGTCCTCACCGACCTCGTCAATCCGAACGGCCTTGCCTTCTCGCCGGACGAGAAGAAGCTCTACATCGTCGAATGGAAGGGCACGCCCAACCGCAGCATCTGGAGCTACAATGTCGGCGACGACGGTGCCTTGAGCGGCAAGACCAAGCTGATCGACGCCGCCGACCAGGCCTCGCTCGATGGTTTCCGCGTCGACCGCGACGGCAATCTCTGGTGCGGCTGGGGTTCCAACGGCGCGCTGCAAGCCGAACCAACGGATATCGGCGGCCGCAGGGTGTTTCAGCTCAGGGGCAAGTCCGAAGATCTCGACGGAGTGATGGTGTTCAACCCTGAAGGCAAGCCGCTCGCCTTCATCAAGCTGCCGGAACGCTGCGCCAATCTTTGCTTCGGCGGCCCCAAGAACAACCGGCTGTACATGGCGAGCAGCCATTCGGTGTACGCGCTGTACGTCGAGGCGCACGGCGCGGTGTGA
- a CDS encoding MBOAT family O-acyltransferase, whose translation MLFNSYPFILLFLPAVLAGYFWLGRRSNLAPVIWLALASLAFYAIGSWQFVALLLISIAFNYGVGHLLIAAKLATMQRKAALALGVVGDLLVLGIFKYAGFVAENINALAGTHVAVHILLPVGVSFYTFTQIAFLVDAYRGQVARYALPHYALFVTYFPHLIAGPILHHKDMIPQFERKETKHPDEHLILCGIVIFAIGLFKKTCLADGIQPLVALAFEARSPSFDQAWCGALAYTFQLYFDFSGYSDMAIGISLMFGIFLPVNFNSPYKATSIVEFWRRWHMTLSQFLRDYLYISLGGNRRGRVLRYVNLMITMLLGGLWHGAAWTFVAWGALHGAYLCVNHAFNALVPNVPTLLVRPVRIVGAVLTFLAVVVAWVFFRAESVTWALRVLHAMADPSNIVLGREEIAALVLVSIYAALVWLTPNTQAIMGYDHDNRRVGEALPAGRMRPLILYGASLVLALGILGIQSHSEFIYFRF comes from the coding sequence ATGCTGTTCAATTCCTACCCGTTCATCCTGCTGTTCCTGCCGGCCGTGCTGGCCGGCTATTTCTGGCTCGGGCGGCGCAGCAATCTGGCGCCGGTGATCTGGCTGGCGCTGGCCTCGCTCGCCTTTTACGCCATCGGCAGCTGGCAGTTCGTGGCCCTGCTGCTGATCTCGATCGCCTTCAACTACGGCGTCGGTCATCTCCTGATCGCGGCGAAGCTCGCCACAATGCAACGAAAGGCGGCGCTCGCGCTCGGCGTCGTCGGCGACCTCCTCGTGCTCGGCATCTTCAAATATGCCGGCTTCGTCGCCGAGAACATCAATGCGCTGGCCGGCACGCATGTCGCGGTCCACATCCTGCTGCCTGTCGGCGTCTCCTTCTACACCTTCACCCAGATCGCGTTCCTGGTGGATGCCTATCGTGGCCAGGTCGCGCGTTACGCCTTGCCGCACTATGCGCTGTTCGTGACCTACTTTCCGCATCTGATCGCGGGGCCGATCCTCCACCACAAGGACATGATCCCGCAATTCGAGCGGAAGGAGACCAAGCATCCGGACGAGCACCTGATCCTGTGCGGCATCGTCATCTTCGCGATCGGCCTGTTCAAGAAGACCTGCCTTGCCGACGGCATCCAGCCCCTGGTGGCGCTCGCCTTCGAGGCGCGCTCGCCGAGCTTTGATCAGGCCTGGTGTGGTGCGCTCGCCTACACGTTCCAGCTCTATTTCGACTTCTCCGGTTACTCCGACATGGCGATCGGGATATCGCTGATGTTCGGCATCTTCCTGCCGGTGAATTTCAACTCACCCTACAAGGCCACCAGCATCGTCGAGTTCTGGCGCCGCTGGCACATGACCTTGTCGCAATTCCTGCGCGACTATCTCTACATCTCGCTCGGCGGCAATCGCCGTGGCCGCGTCCTGCGCTACGTCAATCTGATGATCACGATGCTGCTCGGCGGGCTCTGGCACGGCGCGGCCTGGACTTTTGTCGCCTGGGGCGCGCTGCATGGCGCTTATCTCTGCGTCAATCATGCCTTCAACGCGCTGGTGCCCAACGTCCCGACATTGCTCGTGCGCCCGGTCCGCATCGTCGGAGCCGTGCTGACGTTCCTCGCCGTCGTCGTGGCCTGGGTTTTCTTCCGCGCCGAGAGCGTTACTTGGGCGTTGCGCGTCCTCCACGCGATGGCCGATCCGTCGAATATCGTCCTCGGCCGCGAGGAGATCGCCGCATTGGTTCTGGTGTCGATCTACGCCGCGCTGGTGTGGCTGACGCCGAACACGCAAGCGATCATGGGATACGATCACGACAATCGCAGGGTCGGCGAGGCCCTGCCGGCAGGACGGATGCGGCCGCTGATTCTCTACGGCGCGTCGCTGGTGCTCGCTCTCGGGATTCTCGGCATCCAGAGCCACAGCGAATTCATCTATTTCCGGTTCTGA
- a CDS encoding ABC transporter ATP-binding protein has translation MVLLDVNGVTLRYKTSSAVVTATERVSFTVDRSDRFVLLGPSGCGKSTLLKAVGGYMTPSEGRMTINDREIHGPGADRMMIFQEFDQLLPWKSVLANVMFPLLTARKLSRKDAEARARSYIEKVGLTRVVDAYPHTLSGGMKQRVAIARGMAMEPDILLMDEPFAALDALTRRTCQDELLQLWNETKFTVLFVTHSIAEAIRIGNRILLLSPHPGRVKAEVVDVDKVSNGDGSAGRLEKEIHDLLFAAEAASH, from the coding sequence ATGGTGCTGCTCGACGTCAACGGGGTGACGCTGCGCTACAAGACCTCCAGCGCGGTCGTCACCGCCACCGAAAGGGTCAGCTTCACTGTCGACAGGTCCGACCGCTTCGTGCTGCTCGGGCCGTCCGGCTGCGGCAAGTCGACCCTGCTCAAGGCCGTCGGCGGCTACATGACGCCGAGCGAGGGCCGCATGACCATCAACGATCGCGAGATCCATGGTCCGGGCGCCGACCGCATGATGATCTTCCAGGAGTTCGACCAGCTGCTGCCCTGGAAGAGCGTGCTCGCCAATGTGATGTTCCCGTTGCTGACCGCGCGAAAACTGTCGCGCAAGGACGCTGAAGCCCGCGCGCGGTCCTATATCGAGAAGGTCGGCCTCACCCGCGTCGTCGATGCCTATCCGCACACGCTGTCCGGCGGCATGAAGCAGCGCGTTGCGATCGCGCGCGGCATGGCGATGGAGCCCGATATCCTGCTGATGGACGAGCCGTTCGCAGCGCTCGACGCGCTGACGCGCCGCACCTGCCAGGACGAACTGCTTCAGCTCTGGAACGAAACCAAGTTCACGGTGCTGTTCGTGACGCATTCCATTGCGGAAGCGATCCGCATCGGCAACCGCATCCTGCTGCTGTCGCCGCATCCCGGCCGCGTCAAGGCCGAGGTCGTCGATGTCGACAAGGTCTCGAATGGAGACGGCAGCGCCGGCCGGCTGGAGAAGGAGATCCACGATCTCCTGTTCGCGGCCGAAGCCGCGTCGCACTAG
- a CDS encoding GntR family transcriptional regulator, whose protein sequence is MEATHTAPRAAKTASTRLDRARQAAPQVFERLRNAIIALELPPGAPLSRAELAGQFGVSSTPVRDALMRLEEEGLVDVFPQHATVVSRIDISRAEQAHFLRQALELEIVRLLAAGRDAALVVRLDHAIALQQQFAKAGDFEAFMAADNDFHAQLYAAAGKQDLWTLVRSRSGHIDRLRRLHLPSPGKAQNIVRHHKLITRAIEAGEADAAQQHLRKHLSGTLSELDRIRSHHPEYLTD, encoded by the coding sequence ATGGAAGCAACCCATACCGCGCCGCGCGCGGCAAAGACCGCTTCGACCCGGCTCGACCGCGCCCGCCAGGCCGCGCCGCAGGTGTTCGAGCGGCTGCGCAATGCGATCATCGCCCTGGAACTGCCGCCGGGCGCGCCCCTCTCACGCGCCGAGCTTGCCGGCCAGTTCGGCGTCAGCTCGACACCGGTGCGCGATGCGCTGATGCGCCTCGAGGAAGAGGGCCTGGTCGACGTGTTTCCGCAGCACGCAACTGTCGTCAGCCGGATCGACATCAGCCGCGCCGAGCAGGCGCATTTCCTGCGTCAGGCACTGGAACTGGAGATCGTCCGCCTGCTCGCGGCCGGCAGGGACGCGGCGCTCGTGGTCCGCCTGGATCACGCCATCGCGCTACAACAGCAATTTGCCAAGGCCGGCGACTTCGAGGCCTTCATGGCCGCCGACAACGACTTCCACGCGCAGCTCTACGCCGCCGCCGGAAAGCAAGACCTGTGGACGCTGGTGCGCAGCCGCAGCGGACATATCGACCGGCTGCGCCGGCTGCATTTGCCCTCGCCCGGCAAGGCCCAGAACATCGTCCGCCACCACAAGCTGATCACGCGCGCGATCGAGGCCGGAGAGGCCGATGCCGCGCAACAGCATCTGCGCAAGCACCTGTCGGGCACGCTCAGCGAGCTCGACAGGATCCGGAGCCACCATCCCGAATACCTGACCGATTAG
- a CDS encoding ABC transporter substrate-binding protein has protein sequence MIKHLRSKLAAAALIAATVLPASAAHAQQKSEISLSRQPGIFYMPSHIMEKQKLIEKHAASLGVPGVTTKWVTFSGGGAQTDALLAGGVDILNTGTGNLLLLWDRTRGGVKGIVATSAQPMTLITRDANIKSIKDFGPSDKIAVPTVKVSTQAIVLQIAAAEAFGADQWSKLDANTVQLGHPDAYAALSNPKHEVHTHFSIPPFTFLELKNVPGAHVVLNSPDVMGGPLSQAQFFTTTKFADANPKIIQAVRDATKEAQDLIRSDTKQAVEIYKEITGDKTSVEELLDLLKEPGMMEWNLQPQGTMKFAAHLFRTGTLKNQPKAWTDYYLPVAHDLKGN, from the coding sequence ATGATCAAGCATCTTCGTAGCAAGCTTGCGGCTGCCGCCCTGATCGCCGCAACCGTCCTGCCGGCATCCGCGGCGCATGCGCAGCAGAAATCCGAGATCTCGCTGTCGCGCCAGCCCGGCATTTTCTACATGCCGAGCCACATCATGGAAAAGCAGAAGCTGATCGAGAAGCACGCAGCTTCGCTCGGCGTACCCGGCGTCACCACCAAATGGGTGACCTTTTCCGGCGGCGGCGCGCAGACCGATGCGCTGCTCGCGGGCGGCGTCGACATCCTCAACACCGGCACCGGCAATCTTCTTTTGTTGTGGGACCGCACCCGCGGCGGCGTGAAGGGCATCGTCGCGACCTCGGCGCAGCCGATGACGCTGATCACCCGCGACGCCAACATCAAGTCGATCAAGGATTTTGGTCCGAGCGACAAGATCGCGGTGCCGACGGTGAAGGTTTCAACGCAGGCGATCGTGCTTCAGATCGCGGCCGCCGAGGCCTTCGGCGCCGACCAATGGTCGAAGCTGGACGCCAACACCGTGCAGCTTGGCCATCCCGACGCCTATGCGGCGCTGTCCAATCCCAAGCACGAGGTGCACACCCACTTCTCGATCCCACCTTTCACCTTCCTCGAGCTGAAGAACGTGCCGGGCGCGCATGTCGTGCTGAACTCGCCGGATGTGATGGGCGGCCCGCTGAGCCAGGCCCAGTTCTTCACCACGACGAAATTCGCCGACGCCAATCCGAAGATCATCCAGGCGGTGCGCGATGCCACCAAGGAAGCGCAGGATCTGATCCGCAGCGACACCAAGCAGGCGGTCGAGATCTACAAGGAGATCACGGGCGACAAGACCTCGGTGGAAGAGCTGCTCGATCTCCTGAAGGAGCCCGGCATGATGGAATGGAATCTCCAGCCGCAGGGCACGATGAAGTTCGCAGCCCATCTGTTCAGGACCGGCACGCTGAAGAACCAGCCCAAGGCCTGGACCGACTACTATCTCCCCGTCGCGCACGACCTGAAAGGCAACTGA
- a CDS encoding S9 family peptidase: protein MTQAKTPSQPPVAPRRPHSFTRHGITVTDDYAWLKDEKWQEVLRDPAVLDPDIRKYLDEENGYTESLLGHTSSLQKTLVREMRGRIKEDDSSVPSPDGPFAYFRRFREGGQHELFGRMPRDGGEGHIVLDGDALAKDHKYFKFGGSRHSNDHKLQAWSADTKGSEYFSIRVRDWATGKDLDDLVEETDGGVVWSKDCKSFFYVKLDDNHRPMQVWRHRLGTKQADDTLVYEEQDPGWFTHLHESTSGRFCVIAGGDHETSEQRLIDLAHPEAPPRLVAAREDGVQYSLADRGDELFILTNADDAIDFKIVTAPLGAPERKNWRDLIPYRPGIYIIDLDLYAGHLVRLERANALPSIVIRDLKTSEEHAIAFDEAAYSLDTMGSYEFETTNLRFSYSSMTTPSEVYDYDMVKRTRTLRKRQEIPSGHDAADYVTTRIMAKAHDGAEVPVSILHRRGLKLDGSAPLLLYGYGSYGMAMPASFNANRLSLVDRGFVYAIAHIRGGADKGWGWYLDGKREKKTNSFDDFAASARALIDAHYTSAKRIVGHGGSAGGMLMGAVANRAGELFAGIVAEVPFVDVLNTMLDDTLPLTPPEWPEWGNPIESEKDFRTILSYSPYDNVAAKDYPAILAMGGLTDPRVTYWEPAKWIARLRATMKGGGPVLLRTNMGAGHGGASGRFDRLDEVAIVYAFALWAAGMPEAGV from the coding sequence GTGACCCAAGCCAAGACACCTTCCCAGCCCCCCGTCGCCCCGCGCCGGCCGCATTCCTTCACGCGGCACGGCATCACCGTGACCGATGACTATGCCTGGCTGAAAGACGAGAAATGGCAGGAGGTGCTGCGCGATCCCGCCGTGCTCGATCCCGACATCCGCAAATATCTCGATGAAGAGAACGGCTACACCGAGAGCCTGCTCGGCCACACCTCGTCACTTCAGAAGACGCTGGTGCGCGAGATGCGCGGGCGGATCAAGGAGGACGATTCCAGCGTGCCCTCGCCCGACGGCCCGTTCGCCTATTTCCGCAGGTTTCGCGAGGGCGGCCAGCACGAATTGTTCGGCCGCATGCCGCGCGACGGTGGCGAGGGCCATATCGTGCTCGACGGCGATGCGCTCGCCAAGGACCACAAATATTTCAAGTTCGGCGGCAGCCGCCACTCGAACGATCACAAGCTGCAGGCCTGGAGCGCCGACACCAAGGGCTCGGAGTATTTTTCCATCCGCGTCCGCGACTGGGCCACGGGCAAGGATCTTGACGATTTGGTCGAGGAGACCGACGGCGGCGTCGTCTGGAGCAAGGACTGCAAGAGCTTCTTCTATGTGAAGCTCGACGACAACCATCGCCCGATGCAGGTGTGGCGGCACAGGCTCGGCACCAAACAGGCCGACGACACGCTGGTCTATGAGGAGCAGGATCCCGGCTGGTTCACCCATCTGCACGAGAGCACCAGCGGCCGCTTCTGTGTGATCGCGGGCGGCGATCACGAGACCTCGGAGCAGCGGCTGATCGATCTCGCCCATCCCGAAGCGCCGCCGCGCCTGGTCGCAGCGCGCGAGGACGGCGTGCAATATTCGCTGGCCGACCGCGGCGACGAGCTGTTCATCCTGACCAATGCCGACGACGCCATCGACTTCAAGATCGTCACCGCGCCGCTTGGCGCGCCCGAGCGCAAGAACTGGCGCGACCTGATCCCGTATCGTCCCGGCATCTACATCATCGACCTCGATCTCTATGCCGGCCATCTGGTGCGGCTGGAGCGCGCCAATGCGCTGCCGTCGATCGTGATCCGCGATCTCAAGACGAGTGAGGAGCACGCCATCGCCTTCGACGAGGCGGCCTATTCACTTGATACAATGGGCTCCTACGAATTCGAGACGACGAATTTGCGCTTCTCCTATTCGTCGATGACGACGCCGTCGGAAGTCTATGACTACGACATGGTCAAGCGCACGCGCACCTTGCGCAAGCGCCAGGAGATTCCGTCCGGCCACGATGCGGCCGACTATGTCACCACGCGCATCATGGCCAAGGCGCATGACGGCGCCGAGGTGCCGGTCTCGATCCTCCATCGCCGCGGGCTGAAGCTCGACGGCTCGGCGCCGCTGCTGCTCTACGGTTACGGCTCCTACGGCATGGCGATGCCGGCCTCGTTCAACGCCAACCGGCTGTCGCTGGTCGACCGCGGTTTTGTCTACGCCATCGCCCATATCCGCGGCGGCGCCGACAAGGGCTGGGGCTGGTATCTCGACGGCAAGCGCGAGAAGAAGACCAACTCGTTCGATGATTTTGCCGCCAGCGCCCGGGCGCTGATCGATGCGCACTACACCAGCGCAAAACGCATCGTCGGCCATGGCGGCTCGGCCGGCGGCATGCTGATGGGCGCGGTGGCAAACCGCGCCGGCGAATTGTTCGCAGGCATCGTCGCCGAAGTGCCGTTCGTCGACGTGCTCAACACCATGCTCGACGACACGCTGCCGCTGACGCCGCCGGAATGGCCGGAATGGGGTAACCCGATCGAGAGCGAAAAGGATTTTCGCACGATCCTGTCCTACTCGCCGTACGACAATGTCGCTGCGAAGGACTATCCGGCGATTTTGGCGATGGGCGGCCTGACCGATCCGCGCGTCACCTATTGGGAGCCGGCGAAGTGGATCGCGCGCCTGCGCGCCACCATGAAAGGCGGCGGCCCGGTCCTGCTGCGCACCAACATGGGCGCCGGCCATGGTGGCGCGTCGGGGCGGTTCGATCGGCTGGATGAAGTCGCGATCGTGTACGCGTTCGCGCTGTGGGCGGCGGGGATGCCGGAGGCCGGGGTGTAG
- a CDS encoding ribonuclease activity regulator RraA — MTKLSEATRNKLKSVSTATVATALFKRGLRIQMIQDVHPLGADQPTMVGEAFTLRYMPAREDLNTIDVFKDRSHPQRKAVEDCPPGSVLVMDSRKDARAASAGAILVTRLMKRGVAGVVTDGGFRDSAEIAKLGIPAYHHRPSAPTNLTLHQAIEINVPIGCGDAPVFPGDVILGDADGVIVIPAHLADEIANETFEMTAFEDFVTEEVGKGRGIFGLYPATDPQTLTDFAEWRKKNGR; from the coding sequence ATGACCAAACTTTCCGAAGCTACCCGCAACAAGCTCAAATCCGTCTCCACTGCCACCGTTGCTACCGCACTGTTCAAGCGCGGCCTGCGCATCCAGATGATCCAGGACGTGCATCCGCTCGGAGCCGACCAGCCGACCATGGTCGGCGAGGCCTTCACGCTGCGCTACATGCCGGCGCGCGAGGACCTCAACACCATCGACGTCTTCAAGGACCGCTCCCATCCGCAGCGCAAGGCGGTCGAGGATTGTCCGCCCGGCAGCGTGCTGGTGATGGACAGCCGCAAGGACGCGCGCGCGGCCTCCGCCGGCGCGATCCTGGTGACGCGGTTGATGAAGCGCGGCGTTGCCGGCGTCGTGACGGACGGCGGCTTTCGCGATTCCGCCGAGATCGCCAAGCTCGGCATTCCTGCCTACCATCATCGTCCCTCGGCGCCGACGAACCTCACGCTGCACCAGGCGATCGAGATCAACGTCCCCATCGGCTGCGGCGATGCGCCGGTGTTTCCGGGTGACGTCATCCTCGGCGATGCCGACGGCGTCATCGTGATCCCCGCGCATCTCGCAGACGAGATCGCGAACGAAACCTTCGAGATGACCGCGTTCGAGGATTTTGTCACCGAGGAGGTCGGCAAAGGTCGCGGTATCTTCGGTCTCTATCCCGCCACCGATCCGCAGACGCTCACCGATTTCGCGGAATGGCGGAAGAAGAACGGCCGCTAG
- a CDS encoding ABC transporter permease → MGEARILLRDASVAVTGGAGEVERKLSVPELLWNDGFVRKSVIILFLAAVWEAYGVFLDNPLLFPTLHDTIATLYDRVKDGTIPMRAWTSLKVLFMGYSAGIVLAAIFTVLAISTRIGTDFLETVTAMFNPLPAIALLPLALIWFGLGNGSLVFVLIHSVLWPVALNTHSGFKSVSNTLRMVGRNYGLRGLPYVAKILIPAAFGSILTGLKIGWAFAWRTLIAAELVFGVSSGQGGLGWFIFENRNLLDIPAVFAGLLTVIIIGLFVENLIFRAIERNTVQKWGTQS, encoded by the coding sequence ATGGGCGAAGCGAGAATATTGCTGCGTGACGCGTCGGTCGCCGTGACCGGCGGTGCGGGCGAGGTCGAGCGCAAGCTGAGCGTGCCGGAGCTGTTGTGGAACGACGGTTTTGTCCGCAAGAGTGTGATCATCCTGTTCCTCGCGGCCGTTTGGGAGGCCTACGGGGTCTTTCTCGACAATCCCCTGCTGTTTCCAACCCTTCACGATACGATCGCTACGCTGTACGACCGCGTGAAAGACGGCACCATTCCGATGCGCGCCTGGACCTCGCTGAAGGTGCTGTTCATGGGCTATTCGGCCGGCATCGTGCTGGCCGCGATCTTTACCGTGCTCGCCATCTCGACGCGGATCGGCACCGATTTCCTGGAAACGGTCACGGCGATGTTCAACCCGTTACCGGCGATCGCGCTGTTGCCGCTCGCCTTGATCTGGTTCGGGCTCGGCAACGGCAGTCTCGTCTTCGTGCTGATTCATTCGGTGCTGTGGCCGGTCGCGCTCAACACCCATTCCGGCTTCAAGAGCGTGTCGAACACGTTGCGCATGGTCGGACGCAATTACGGCCTGCGCGGGCTGCCTTACGTGGCCAAGATCCTGATTCCCGCGGCGTTCGGCTCGATCCTCACCGGCCTCAAGATCGGCTGGGCCTTTGCATGGCGCACCCTGATCGCGGCCGAGCTGGTGTTCGGCGTGTCCTCGGGGCAGGGCGGGCTCGGCTGGTTCATCTTCGAGAACCGCAATCTCCTCGACATACCCGCAGTGTTCGCGGGCCTCTTGACCGTGATCATCATCGGGCTTTTTGTCGAGAACCTGATCTTCCGCGCCATCGAGCGGAATACGGTCCAGAAATGGGGCACCCAATCATGA